A region of the Kaistia geumhonensis genome:
GTTCCGGTCGACGAGGAGAAGGCGGCTTCGCTGCTGAAGCTCATCGACCAGCTCGACGACGACGACGACGTCCAGGCCGTCTACACCAATTTCGAGGTGTCGGACGAGGTGCTGCAGAAGCTGACCGCCGCCTGATCGGTCGTTACGTTCACCAATCGTTCTTTTCTGGCGGGTCATCCTCGGCTACCACAACGAGGATGGCATCCGTGATTCGCATACTCGGCATCGACCCGGGCCTCAGGCGCACCGGCTGGGGGCTCATCGAGAGCCGCGGCAATGCGCTGTCCTATGTCGCCGCGGGCACGGTTCGCGCCGGCCTCGACGGCGAAATGGCGCAGCGCCTCGTCGAACTGCATGCCGGCCTCACCAAGGTCGTCGGCGCCTTCCAGCCCGACGAGGCGGCCGTCGAGGCGACCTTCGTCAACAAGGACGCGGCGGGAACGCTGAAGCTCGGCCAGGCGCGGGGCATCGCGCTGCTGGTGCCGGCGCTGGCCGGCATTCCGGTCGCCGAGTATTCGCCGAACGCGGTCAAGAAGACGGTCGTCGGCGCCGGGCATGCCGAGAAGGCGCAGATTCGCATGATGGTCGGCGTTCTCCTGCCGAAGGCAGATTTCGATTCCGACGATGCCGCGGACGCGCTCGCGGTCGCCATCTGCCACGCCCATCACCGCGTGTCGCTCGCTCGCATGAAGGCGCTGGCGGGCTAGGTCCCGAGGCCGCGCCTCGCCTTGCGGTTGTTCCGCAATTGTTCTAGCCTCGGTTCGGAATATCAGGACGGACGAACGCCATGCGCGTCAATGCGAACGGGCAGGTGACCCTGCCCAAGGAGCTGCTGGAGCGGGTCGGGATCCGTCCAGGCGAGGAGGTCGAGCTCGGCCATGACGGCAACGTCATCACGCTGCGCAAGATCGAGAGGGGCCCGCCGCGCGAGCTGACGAAGGGCGAGCAGCTCGTTGCGCGCATTGCGGGGACGGCCACGGCCAATCGTGACCTTTCCACGGATGAGATCATGAAGCTGCTGCGTGGCGATGACTGACACGCTCGTCGACACGAATGTGCTGCTGGACGTGCTGGCGAAGGATTCGCAGTGGTTCGCATGGTCCAGCCGCATGCTTGCGGATGCGCTCGATCAGGGCGCTGTGGTGATCAACCAGATCGTCTATGCCGAAGTCGGCTCCGGCTTCCGCGAAAAAGAGGCGCTGGACGAAATCCTGACGGAGCATCCCTTCGTCCGCGAAGATCTGCCTTGGGATGCGGCCTTCGGCGCCGGACAGGTCTATCTCGCCTATCGCCGTCGCGGCGGGGTGCGGACCGCGCCGCTCCCCGATTTCTTCATCGGCGCCCATGCCGCATCGCGCGGCTATCGGCTGCTGACGCGCGACCGCGGCAACTATGCCGTCTATTTCCCCGAGCTCCAGATCATCTCGCCGGAGCGGCCATGATCGGCAAGCTGAAGGGGCTCGTCGATTCCTTCGGCGAGGACTGGGTGATCCTCGATGTCGGCGGCGTCGGCTATCAGGTCCACTGCTCGACGCGCACGTTGCAGACGCTGCCCGCGGTCGGCGAGGCGGCGGTGCTCGCCATCGAAACCTATGTCCGCGAGGACATGATCCGCCTCTACGGCTTTGCCTCCGATGTCGAGCGTGAGTGGTTCCGCCTCCTGATGACCGTGCAGGGCATCGGCGCGAAGGTGGCGCTGGCGATCCTCGGCGTGCTGAAGCCGGGCGACCTCGCCACCGCCATCGCCATGGGCGACAAGGCGCAGGTCGCGCGGGCGCAGGGCGTCGGGCCGAAGGTGGCGGCGCGCGTCGTGGCCGAGCTCAAGGACAAGGCGCCGGCCTATGCCAGCGTCGAACCGGGCGCCATCGCCCTTAACGACGCGGTCGCGGAGAAGCGCGCCCCGCAGCCGGTTGCCGACGCGGTCTCGGCGCTGGTCAATCTCGGCTATGCGCAGGTGCAGGCGGCCTCCGCCGTCGCGGCCGCTTCGCGCAGCGCCGGCGAGGACGCGACGACGCAGCAATTGATCCGCCTCGGCCTCAAGGAACTCGCGCGGTGAGCGCGCCGCCCTTGGCCTGCTTTTTCGTGGAGAGGTCGCCGTGAACGGGGGCGGCGCCGGGCCCGCTTTCGGGGGCGAGCGCACCACGCTCACAGGACGATCCGCGCTCTTCATCCGCATCGTCGCGATCTTCGTGCTCTTCGGCCCTCTGCTGTTCACCCTGGTGGCGATGCTGTCGCTGGCTGTGTTTGTCCAGATGCTCGATCCTGGAAGTCTCGGCGAGGTCGCGACGATCTCGGTCGGCACCGTCGTCATCGCCTATCTCGTCGGCCTGCTGCCCGCGGCGGCGACGGGGATCATCGTCGCCTTGCGCGAGGCGGCTTCCGGACGGTCCGGCCTGCTGCACGCGGCGCTGACGGGCGGGGGCGCGGCAGCGCTCGTCCTGGCGGCGGGCGTGATCAGGCTCGGAATCCGCGCGCTCGTCCGATATCCGGCCGTGCCGGTCTGGCTGATCCTTTCGGCCGCCGCGGCGAGCGGCGTCTGCTGGTGGATCGCGGTCGGGCGGCGGAGACGATCGCAGGCGAAGGTGGCCGCGTGAGCGTGCCGGCACCGCCGGGCCTCGAGCCGGAGCGCCCCACCGCGCGGCGCGATCTGCTGGAAGCGAGCCTCGGCATCGCGGTGTTCCTCATCGGCGGGCCGCTGGTGCTCGGGCTTGTGGTCCTCGTCGGCATCGTCGCCGCCAATCTCGCCGGGGACGCGGTCGATTCGCTCGCCGAGGGACGGCGCTTCGATCCCGCGGCTTCGGTCACAGTGGCGATCGGGCTGACGCTCGTCGTGCTGCGCTTCGGCTGGACCGCGGTCTGGGGCATGCTGATCGGCCCGAGCGCGGTGAGCGGCACAATCATCGCGCTGCGCCGCCTGGTCACCGGTGGCGCGAGTCTCCGCTTCGCGCTCCTGACCGGTCTCGTGGTCGGCATCGCGGCAGATATCGTCGTCGTCGGCTACGGCATCCGCTTCGTCGGCGCGACGCGGATCGGCATCTTCGCCGGCTGGGTCGTCATCGGAAGCCTCGTCGCGACGCTCGCCTGCTGGCGGGCCGCGGCGGCGGGGCGGCGCTACATTGATCGTGGAGCCTGACCGGCCGGTCTGCTACGCACGGGGCGCGGACGCCATGCGCCGCCAGGAGGTTGAATGAGCGAGAGCCGGTTGGTCGGCGCGGCAGCGCGGCCCGATGACGATGACGAGCGCACGCTGCGCCCGAAGGTCCTGGCCGATTTCGTCGGCCAGGCGCAGGCGCGCGCCAATCTCTCGGTGTTCATCGAGGCGGCGCGCGCGCGGAAGGAGGCGCTCGACCACGTTCTCTTCGTCGGACCGCCCGGCCTCGGGAAAACGACGTTGGCGCAGATCGTCGCGCGCGAACTCGGCGTCAATTTCCGCGCGACATCCGGCCCGGTGATCGCCAAGGCCGGCGATCTCGCGGCGCTTCTCACCAATCTCGAAGAGCGCGATGTGCTCTTCATCGACGAGATCCACCGCCTCTCGCCGGCGGTGGAGGAAATCCTCTATCCGGCCATGGAGGACTTCCAGCTCGACCTCATCATCGGCGAGGGGCCGGCGGCGCGCTCGGTGCGCATCGAACTCTCGAAATTCACGCTGGTCGGCGCGACGACGCGGCTCGGCCTCCTGACGACGCCGCTGCGTGACCGGTTCGGCATTCCGGTGCGGCTGCAGTTCTATACCGTGCCCGAGCTCGAACACATCGTCTCGCGCGGCGCGCGGCTGATGGGGATCGGCATGACGGCTGACGGTGCACACGAGATCGCGCGCCGCTCGCGCGGGACCCCGCGCATCGCGAGCCGGCTGCTGCGCCGCGTGCGCGACTTCGCGCTGGTGGAGGGCCCGGGGGAGATCGACCGGGCCGTCGCCGACAAGGCGCTGATCCGCCTCGAGGTCGATGCCATGGGGCTCGACCAGCTCGACAGGCGGTATCTCTCGACCATCGCCGCCTCGTTCGGCGGCGGGCCGGTCGGCATCGAGACGATCGCCGCCGCCATCGCCGAGCCGCGCGACGCGATCGAGGAGATCGTTGAGCCCTATCTCATCCAGCAGGGGCTGGTGCAGCGCACGCCGCGCGGCCGCATCCTGACGCCGCACGCCTTCGCCCATCTCGGTCTCGCCGTGCCGATCGCGCCGTCGGTCGTGCAGATGCCGCTCTTCGAGGAAGACCAATGACGGGCGAGATCGGAACCGCCGAGGGGATGCCCTCGTCCGGACGCCATACCGCCGACGGCCATGTGCTGCCGGTGCGCATCTATTTCGAGGACACGGATTTCTCGGGCGTTGTCTACCACGCCTCCTATATCCGCTTCCTGGAACGGGGCCGCACGGAGTATGTGCGCCTGCTCGGCGTGCATCATTCGGCACTCGATGCCGGCGAGACCGGCGAGCCGCTTGCCTTCGCGGTGCATCGGCTCGAGGTCGAGTTCCGGCGCCCGGCGCGGATCGACGACGTCGTCGAGGTCGTGACGCGGCCGAAGGAGATCCGCGGCGCGCGCATCATCCTGTCGCAGAAGGTCCGCCGGGGCGACGAGCTGCTGGTCGATGCGACGGTGACAGTCGTTCTCGTCAACCGCGCCGGCAGGCCGAGCCGGATCCCGGACGCGCTGGCGGAGCGCTTTGCCGCAGCGCCTCAATAAGGAATTGATTAACCATGCGGGGGGTATAAGGAACGGGCGCGGAAGCGGCTGCAAGCCCTCTTTTCGACAAAATTGAAGGCGAGACAGCGACCGGAAAGGCTCGTCCGGCCCGCCGCTTGCAAGGGCATCGTTCCAGGCGGGGATCTGCTCGAGGGCCGGTCCCGACCTCGCGAGCGCCGAAGGCGCGCGAGGGTCAACCCCGAGAGGTTTGAAGCGAATGAATCCGGCCGACGTGGGCCAGGCCGCGCTTGACGCGCCGAACCTGTCCCTCATCACGCTGTTCCTCCACGCGCATATCGTCGTCAAGTGCGTGATGCTCGGCCTCGCCCTCGCTTCGATCTGGAGCTGGGCGATCATCATCGACAAGGTGCTGCTCTTCGGACGCGTGCGCCGCCAGATCGACCGCTTCGAGAAGGTCTTCTGGTCGGGCCAGTCGCTCGAGGACCTCTATCGCTCGCTGTCCAGCCGCCCGGCTTCGGCCATGGCGGCGTTGTTCGTCGCGGCGATGCGCGAGTGGAAGCGCTCCTTCGAGGCTGGCGCGCGTTCGCCGATCGGCCTGCAGATGCGCATCGATCGGGTGCTCGACGTCACGATCACGCGCGAGAGCGAGCGGCTCGAGAGCCGGCTGCTCTTCCTCGCCACCGTCGGTTCCGCCGGTCCGTTCATCGGTCTCTTCGGCACGGTCTGGGGCATCATGACGTCCTTCCAGGCCATCGCGGCCTCGAAGAACACTTCGCTCGCCGTCGTCGCGCCCGGCATCGCCGAGGCGCTGATGGCGACCGCGCTTGGTCTCATCGCCGCCATTCCCGCCGTCATCGCCTACAACAAGCTGTCGAGCTCCGCCGGCAAGATCACGTCGCGGCTCGAAGGCTTCGCCGACGAATTCTCGGCCATCCTGTCGCGCCAGATCGACGAGAGGGTGTAGAGAATGGCGATGTCGGTCGGCGGATCGGGCGGGGGAGGCGGCCGCAGGGGCGGGCGCCGGCGCCGGCGCTCGACCGCGGTCATGAGCGAGATCAACGTCACGCCGTTCGTCGACGTCATCCTCGTTCTGCTCATCATCTTCATGGTCTCGGCGCCGATGCTCACAGCCGGCGTTCCGATCGACCTGCCCGAGACGCAGGCGAAGGCGCTCTCGGCCGACAAGGACCCGATCTCGATCACCATCGATCCGGCGGGCAAGATCTTCCTGCAGGAAACCGAGGTCACGCTCGACGAGCTCATTCCGAAGCTGAAGGCGATCGCCACCACGGGCTATGACGAGCGCATCTTCGTGCGCGGCGACAAGAGCAGCAATTACGGCGCCATCATGCAGGTCATGGGCGCCATCTCCGGTGCCGGCTATCGCAACATCGGTCTGGTCACGATCAGCACCGACGGCGGATGATTTCCGCATGCGCACCGGGCTCATCACCTCCGTTCTGGCCCATCTGCTCCTGCTCGTCTGGGGCCTGTTCGGCCTGCCCGATACGAAGCCGTTCGACGCCAGCACCGTCGAGGCGCTGCCGGTCGAGCTGGTGCCGATCGCCGATGTGACGAGCCTGCAGAAGGGCAAGAAGACGGCAGAGGTGAAGCCGACGCCCTCGCCCGAGAAATCCGAGAAGCAGCAGACGCCGAAGCCGACGCCGGCGCCGCCGAAGCCGACGCCGCCGGCGACCCCGCCGCCGCCCAAGGCCGAACCGACACCGCCGCCGCCGAAGCCGGCCGAGCAGCCGCCCGCGCCGACGCCGCCGGCCGAACAGGCGCCGCCGCCGGAGCCGCCCAAGGAAACGCCGCCTCCGCCGAAGCAGGAGCCGGCCCCGGTGAAGCCGGCCGAGCCGGAAAAGGTCGCCGAGGCACCCCCGCCGCCGCCGGCCCCGAAGCCGCGCGTCAAGCCGGCGCCGCCGAAGCCTGAACAGACCGCGGCCGTCCAGAAGCCGCAGACGCCGACCCAGAACGCCACGGATTCGAAGTTCGATCCCGACCGCATCTCGGCACTGCTCGACCGGCAGAAGCCGGCGGGCGGGGCCGAGGCCAACCAGAACCCGGAGAGCTTCGGCGCCGCGGAGGCCCGCAACCCGACGGCTATGATGACGCAGAGCGAGCTCGACGCGCTGCGCGCGCAGGTTCAACGCTGCTGGCAGTTGCCGGTTGGCTGGACCGATCCGCGCGAGGTGACGGTGACGATCCGCTTCAAGCTCAACCAGGACGGTACCGTCAACGGGACGCCGAGCGTCGAGCAGTATCCGGCGAGCAATTACGGGACGGTCGCGGCGGAAGGCGCGGTACGCGCCATCCTGCAGTGCGGCCCCTATCAGCTTCCGGCTGAGAAATACGACCAGTGGAGCGAAGTGCAGATGCGCTTCAGTCCGCAGCTTTGACAGTCATCGTCACCTCGCCGCCGTTATTCGGGCCGATGATCGGCCGATCGACGGGGGCATCGCGGCGATACGTTCGGATCGAGGGAATTTCAACATGACGGTACACGCAGCTGAGGGTCGGGCCGGTGGGCTGCGCCTGACCCGCCGCGCGGCGCTCGCCTCGCTTCCCATCGGCGCGGCAACGCTCGCCGCCGGGCTTCTGGCGAGCGGTCCGGCCGCGGCGCTGGTCAGCCTGGACGTGACGCAGGGCAATGTGGCGCCGCTGCCGATCGCGATCCCGAACTTCATCGGCGGCAGCGAGGCGGATGCGCAGCTCGCGGCCGACATCTCAGGCGTCGTCGCCGCCGACCTGAAGCGCTCCGGGCTGTTCCAGCCGCTGGATCCGGCGTCCTTCATCGAGAAGATCACGCGCGCCGACCAGGTACCGCGCTTCCAGGACTGGACAGTGATCAACGCGCAGGCGCTCGTCACCGGCGGCGTCACGCGGCAGGCCGACGGCCGCCTCAAGGCGGAGTTCCGTCTCTGGGACATCTATGCGGGCCAGCAGATGGCCGGCCAGCAGTTCTTCACCAGCCCCGACAACTGGCGTCGCGTCGCCCACATCATCGCCGACGCGATCTATGAGCGGCTCACCGGCGACACCGGCTATTTCGACACCCGCATCGTCTATGTCGACGAGAGCGGCCCGAAGGACAGGCGCGTCAAGCGCCTCGCGATCATGGACCAGGACGGCGCCAATGGCCGCTTCCTGACGCGTGGCAACGATCTCGTGCTGACGCCGCGC
Encoded here:
- the ruvC gene encoding crossover junction endodeoxyribonuclease RuvC gives rise to the protein MASVIRILGIDPGLRRTGWGLIESRGNALSYVAAGTVRAGLDGEMAQRLVELHAGLTKVVGAFQPDEAAVEATFVNKDAAGTLKLGQARGIALLVPALAGIPVAEYSPNAVKKTVVGAGHAEKAQIRMMVGVLLPKADFDSDDAADALAVAICHAHHRVSLARMKALAG
- a CDS encoding AbrB/MazE/SpoVT family DNA-binding domain-containing protein, with protein sequence MRVNANGQVTLPKELLERVGIRPGEEVELGHDGNVITLRKIERGPPRELTKGEQLVARIAGTATANRDLSTDEIMKLLRGDD
- a CDS encoding type II toxin-antitoxin system VapC family toxin, encoding MTDTLVDTNVLLDVLAKDSQWFAWSSRMLADALDQGAVVINQIVYAEVGSGFREKEALDEILTEHPFVREDLPWDAAFGAGQVYLAYRRRGGVRTAPLPDFFIGAHAASRGYRLLTRDRGNYAVYFPELQIISPERP
- the ruvA gene encoding Holliday junction branch migration protein RuvA, which codes for MIGKLKGLVDSFGEDWVILDVGGVGYQVHCSTRTLQTLPAVGEAAVLAIETYVREDMIRLYGFASDVEREWFRLLMTVQGIGAKVALAILGVLKPGDLATAIAMGDKAQVARAQGVGPKVAARVVAELKDKAPAYASVEPGAIALNDAVAEKRAPQPVADAVSALVNLGYAQVQAASAVAAASRSAGEDATTQQLIRLGLKELAR
- the ruvB gene encoding Holliday junction branch migration DNA helicase RuvB; this encodes MSESRLVGAAARPDDDDERTLRPKVLADFVGQAQARANLSVFIEAARARKEALDHVLFVGPPGLGKTTLAQIVARELGVNFRATSGPVIAKAGDLAALLTNLEERDVLFIDEIHRLSPAVEEILYPAMEDFQLDLIIGEGPAARSVRIELSKFTLVGATTRLGLLTTPLRDRFGIPVRLQFYTVPELEHIVSRGARLMGIGMTADGAHEIARRSRGTPRIASRLLRRVRDFALVEGPGEIDRAVADKALIRLEVDAMGLDQLDRRYLSTIAASFGGGPVGIETIAAAIAEPRDAIEEIVEPYLIQQGLVQRTPRGRILTPHAFAHLGLAVPIAPSVVQMPLFEEDQ
- the ybgC gene encoding tol-pal system-associated acyl-CoA thioesterase, with translation MTGEIGTAEGMPSSGRHTADGHVLPVRIYFEDTDFSGVVYHASYIRFLERGRTEYVRLLGVHHSALDAGETGEPLAFAVHRLEVEFRRPARIDDVVEVVTRPKEIRGARIILSQKVRRGDELLVDATVTVVLVNRAGRPSRIPDALAERFAAAPQ
- the tolQ gene encoding protein TolQ encodes the protein MGQAALDAPNLSLITLFLHAHIVVKCVMLGLALASIWSWAIIIDKVLLFGRVRRQIDRFEKVFWSGQSLEDLYRSLSSRPASAMAALFVAAMREWKRSFEAGARSPIGLQMRIDRVLDVTITRESERLESRLLFLATVGSAGPFIGLFGTVWGIMTSFQAIAASKNTSLAVVAPGIAEALMATALGLIAAIPAVIAYNKLSSSAGKITSRLEGFADEFSAILSRQIDERV
- the tolR gene encoding protein TolR, which encodes MAMSVGGSGGGGGRRGGRRRRRSTAVMSEINVTPFVDVILVLLIIFMVSAPMLTAGVPIDLPETQAKALSADKDPISITIDPAGKIFLQETEVTLDELIPKLKAIATTGYDERIFVRGDKSSNYGAIMQVMGAISGAGYRNIGLVTISTDGG
- a CDS encoding cell envelope biogenesis protein TolA: MRTGLITSVLAHLLLLVWGLFGLPDTKPFDASTVEALPVELVPIADVTSLQKGKKTAEVKPTPSPEKSEKQQTPKPTPAPPKPTPPATPPPPKAEPTPPPPKPAEQPPAPTPPAEQAPPPEPPKETPPPPKQEPAPVKPAEPEKVAEAPPPPPAPKPRVKPAPPKPEQTAAVQKPQTPTQNATDSKFDPDRISALLDRQKPAGGAEANQNPESFGAAEARNPTAMMTQSELDALRAQVQRCWQLPVGWTDPREVTVTIRFKLNQDGTVNGTPSVEQYPASNYGTVAAEGAVRAILQCGPYQLPAEKYDQWSEVQMRFSPQL
- the tolB gene encoding Tol-Pal system beta propeller repeat protein TolB — its product is MTVHAAEGRAGGLRLTRRAALASLPIGAATLAAGLLASGPAAALVSLDVTQGNVAPLPIAIPNFIGGSEADAQLAADISGVVAADLKRSGLFQPLDPASFIEKITRADQVPRFQDWTVINAQALVTGGVTRQADGRLKAEFRLWDIYAGQQMAGQQFFTSPDNWRRVAHIIADAIYERLTGDTGYFDTRIVYVDESGPKDRRVKRLAIMDQDGANGRFLTRGNDLVLTPRFNPSSQEIVYMSYGQDQPRVYLLNIETGQRELVGNFPGMTFAPRFSPDGQKIVMSLEDQGNANIYAMDLRSRKTTRLTNSASIDTSPSYSPDGSQVTFTSDRGGGQQIYVMGGDGSNPTRISFGQGSYSTPVWSPRGDLIAFTRQSANGFAIGVMKPDGSGERILTEGFHNEGPTWAPNGRVLMFFRDIPGPTGGPQLWSIDLTGYNEMRVPTANFASDPAWSPLID